One window from the genome of Crassostrea angulata isolate pt1a10 chromosome 2, ASM2561291v2, whole genome shotgun sequence encodes:
- the LOC128171632 gene encoding uncharacterized protein LOC128171632, producing the protein MEGSTTNISQISPPSAMSSGRRSSSIASELARHRAKLEAAKVREKYLQQEYEMERQKAILDRDLKVLQCKREMEEAQIEMNSLEGLDEVPDENFTDKEYQNLQQVAQERVEEFVQQQSELKTGSEKKEHSVVPNNITLSPMTPAFVPKQDSSNGHINEVSKFLAKKDLLWCRLTKYDDCPEYFTGWKTSFKNIVSDLNLTSLEEIELLNKWLGPESARYAQSIRTASVNPDIALARLWERLEDRYGRPEMIEAALKNKLSAFPRLSIKDNKRLYDLVDIVSEIEAAKEIPHLSSLFAYFDSSSGVNPIVSKLPYQIQEKWTRHANSFKESHYMTFPPFQVFCKFLRDTARMKNDPSFYYDNVIENAKVDGSRRKPTGASSVATRKTDTNASRPMDKTEHTQLCPLHETGHSLNSCRAFQKKTVQERREFLRSKGICFKCCEEKHLAKDCQKRMKCNICKEPGNATALHVEKRASDTETDSQVKAVCTQRTMCSMVKYLPPISTNF; encoded by the coding sequence ATGGAAGGTTCAACGACAAACATCAGCCAGATAAGTCCACCTTCAGCCATGTCTTCAGGAAGAAGGTCTTCCTCCATAGCTTCAGAGCTAGCCAGACACCGGGCCAAACTAGAAGCGGCAAAAGTGCGGGAAAAATATCTTCAACAAGAATATGAAATGGAAAGACAAAAAGCCATACTTGACCGAGACCTTAAGGTACTTCAGTGCAAAAGAGAGATGGAGGAAGCACAGATTGAAATGAACAGTCTAGAAGGTTTAGATGAAGTACCTGATGAGAATTTTACAGATAAAGAATACCAAAACCTTCAGCAAGTTGCTCAGGAGAGAGTCGAGGAGTTTGTACAACAGCAGTCCGAGTTGAAGACTGGATCAGAGAAAAAGGAACATAGTGTCGTACCAAACAACATTACACTGTCTCCTATGACGCCAGCATTCGTTCCAAAACAAGACTCGAGCAATGGACATATTAATGAAGTGTCTAAGTTCCTCGCAAAGAAAGATTTATTGTGGTGTCGACTCACAAAATATGACGACTGCCCAGAATACTTCACAGGATggaaaacaagttttaaaaacattgtgAGTGATCTGAACTTAACATCTTTGGAAGAGATAGAACTATtgaataagtggttgggaccaGAATCAGCGAGATATGCACAAAGCATAAGGACCGCCAGTGTGAATCCGGATATCGCTTTGGCCCGACTATGGGAACGCTTGGAGGACAGATACGGTAGGCCTGAAATGATTGAGGCGGCactaaaaaacaaactttcaGCCTTCCCGAGACTCAGTATTAAAGACAACAAACGATTATACGACCTCGTGGATATTGTGTCAGAAATAGAAGCAGCAAAGGAAATTCCACACCTCTCTTCGCTTTTCGCATACTTTGACTCATCAAGTGGAGTGAACCCCATCGTGTCAAAACTTCCTTATCAAATCCAAGAGAAGTGGACTAGGCATGCAAACAGCTTTAAAGAAAGTCACTACATGACCTTTCCACCCTTCCAAGTTTTCTGTAAATTTCTCCGTGACACGGCACGAATGAAAAATGATCCATCCTTTTACTATGACAATGTGATTGAGAACGCCAAAGTTGATGGAAGTCGACGAAAGCCAACGGGTGCATCATCTGTCGCTACAAGGAAAACTGACACAAATGCTTCAAGGCCCATGGACAAGACGGAACACACACAACTGTGTCCCTTACATGAGACTGGCCATTCACTGAACTCTTGTCGTGCCTTCCAGAAGAAAACTGTTCAAGAGAGAAGAGAATTCCTTCGATCAAAGggaatttgttttaaatgctGTGAAGAGAAACATCTGGCCAAAGACTGTCAGAAAAGAATGAAGTGTAACATCTGCAAGGAGCCAGGAAATGCCACTGCCCTGCATGTCGAGAAACGCGCAAGCGACACTGAAACTGATAGCCAGGTAAAGGCCGTATGTacacaaaggactatgtgcagtatggtcaaatatctgcccccgatttcaaccaatttttaa
- the LOC128171858 gene encoding uncharacterized protein LOC128171858, with protein sequence MECNYIPNNRDEIPTPEVARSYRHMRDIEEEIPPLDQDAEITLLETDIFAKTKHDDSPGLSIEDKKFVDIMEQGFERDSEGCWCAPLPFRENRRLLPSNRIHALHRANLLTRGLQKDPDKKRHVVEFMGKILDNGHAEIAPPLSSPEEEHWYLHLFAVYHPKKGSVRCVFDSSAQIQGLSLNSILLTGPNLVNSLLGILLSMSQKLLTILLAQRQRYRERTYRVQDEETYTVEEAVNLLSKTQKTLKEEGNIRLHKLASNDPKVCSAFPTDDLAKELKNLNLDLDETPLQRTLGVSWNVSTDMFTFQVSRTLHPYTKRGVLATINSLYDPIGFLAPVIVKGKMILRDLMAEKLDWDDPLPKDQYSLWCEWRESLPALEDIAIPRVYAYINSAEVSRRELHIFADASQKAIGAVAYMKTFKADGTLHVGFVQAKAKVAPIHGHTIPRLELCAAVLASQLKLTILNNLDVEIAATTLYSDSKVVLGYINNESRRFYIYVGNRVEKVRQATSCHEWKYCPIYQNPADIATRSIKPQDLQESRWLCGPHFLRNTKDERYIPSESGNPNDRFPLVDVEQDKEVRPIVKTLHTACKDEVYHPWCERFKNFSSWIGLVRAIARLQHLAQSFNKSSSCVGWHYCSVPKSAEAYKRAEEFIIKAAQRDFFPEEVESLMEGREIKKGNAILALSPFLDSRGLLRVGGRLKRGTKSLRQIETCPILIPKGSHLANLLALLCHEQVFHQGRRLTGGKLHSMGFWIVGEKRLINSLLGKCVICKKLRGTFCSPKMAELPEDRLSPGPPFTYVGVDVFGPWSITARKTRGSHVTQKRWAVLFTCLTSRAVHIEISEELSTSSFINAMRRFIAIRGPVKIFRSDRGTNFIGGVKELGMKNVVTEDTSIKNFLAENGCVWIFNPPHASHFGGVWERMIGIARRILDGILLCKKYIKDLTHEVLVTLMAKISAVMNSRPIAAISTDPDDPSILAPSSLLTQKVGTPPDDIPQFGIKDIYKSKWQRVQVMADEFWKKWQKEYLTGLQTRRKWATDQPNLKTGDIVLLREYDSGRNSWPTAMVKQTFPGADGRVREVEVRLCRGEKVVTYVRPVHELVPLITD encoded by the exons ATGGAATGCAACTATATCCCAAACAACCGTGATGAGATTCCGACACCAGAGGTCGCAAGGTCTTACAGACACATGAGGGACATTGAGGAGGAAATACCCCCCTTAGATCAGGACGCAGAGATAACATTGCTG GAAACAGACATATTTGCTAAGACAAAGCATGACGACTCACCAGGCCTCTCCATAGAGGATAAGAAGTTCGTTGACATCATGGAGCAAGGTTTTGAAAGAGATTCTGAAGGATGTTGGTGTGCACCACTTCCATTTAGAGAAAACAGACGGCTCCTTCCGAGCAATAGAATTCATGCACTTCACAGGGCAAATCTACTTACTAGAGGACTTCAAAAGGACCCAGACAAAAAACGGCATGTCGTGGAATTCATGGGCAAAATCCTGGATAATGGTCATGCTGAGATTGCGCCACCACTTTCTTCTCCAGAGGAGGAACACTGGTACCTGCATCTTTTTGCAGTTTACCACCCCAAGAAAGGAAGCGTCAGATGCGTGTTTGATTCATCGGCACAGATTCAAGGACTCAGTCTCAACAGCATTCTCTTGACCGGACCAAACTTGGTTAATAGTCTACTTGGAATCCTGTTAAGCATGTCACAGAAACTACTTACGATTCTTTTGGCACAAAGACAACGATACAGAGAAAGAACTTACAGAGTACAGGATGAAGAGACAT ATACAGTCGAAGAAGCGGTCAACTTACTCTCAAAAACACAGAAAACTCTTAAGGAGGAAGGGAACATCAGGCTGCATAAACTTGCCTCCAATGACCCAAAGGTATGCAGTGCATTTCCAACGGATGACCTAGCCAAAGAACTCAAGAATCTGAACCTAGATTTAGATGAAACCCCCCTTCAACGGACCCTTGGTGTGAGCTGGAATGTGTCCACAGACATGTTTACATTCCAAGTGTCGCGTACTCTTCATCCGTATACAAAAAGGGGAGTACTTGCAACTATTAATAGCCTTTATGACCCAATTGGATTCCTTGCACCTGTTATAGTCAAAGGAAAAATGATACTACGGGACTTGATGGCTGAGAAATTGGACTGGGATGACCCTCTCCCTAAGGATCAGTACTCTCTATGGTGTGAGTGGCGAGAGTCATTGCCAGCGTTAGAGGATATAGCAATACCAAGGGTTTATGCGTACATCAATAGTGCAGAAGTCTCGCGCAGAGAACTACACATATTTGCCGATGCATCACAAAAGGCAATTGGTGCAGTGGCGTATATGAAGACTTTCAAGGCAGACGGCACCCTTCATGTGGGATTTGTCCAGGCAAAGGCAAAGGTTGCACCTATACATGGGCACACAATTCCACGTCTGGAATTGTGTGCAGCTGTGTTAGCATCTCAACTGAAACTTACGATTTTGAACAACCTAGATGTTGAAATAGCTGCCACGACCCTGTATTCAGATAGCAAGGTAGTACTCGGGTATATCAACAACGAAAGCAGACGATTCTACATATATGTGGGAAATAGAGTAGAGAAAGTACGTCAGGCGACATCTTGTCATGAGTGGAAATATTGTCCTATATATCAGAACCCCGCTGACATTGCCACCAGGTCAATCAAGCCTCAGGACCTTCAAGAAAGCAGATGGTTATGTGGACCCCATTTCCTTAGGAACACAAAAGATGAAAGGTATATTCCCAGTGAATCAGGAAATCCCAATGACAGATTCCCATTGGTTGATGTGGAACAAGATAAGGAGGTGAGACCTATTGTGAAGACCTTGCATACCGCTTGTAAGGATGAAGTATACCACCCCTGGTGTGAGCGATTTAAGAATTTCTCCTCTTGGATCGGACTGGTCAGAGCTATTGCGCGACTGCAGCACCTTGCTCAGTCCTTTAACAAGTCTAGTAGCTGCGTGGGATGGCACTATTGTTCAGTCCCAAAGAGTGCTGAAGCTTACAAAAGAGCAGAAGAATTCATTATTAAGGCAGCCCAGAGAGATTTCTTCCCGGAGGAAGTTGAGAGCCTTATGGAGGGGAGAGAAATTAAGAAAGGAAACGCTATCTTGGCCTTGTCACCGTTTTTAGACTCCCGAGGACTTCTCCGAGTTGGAGGAAGATTGAAGCGTGGAACCAAATCACTTCGACAGATTGAAACTTGCCCTATTTTGATACCGAAAGGAAGTCATTTAGCAAACTTATTAGCTCTACTTTGTCATGAACAGGTCTTTCATCAAGGTCGACGCCTCACTGGAGGGAAACTTCACAGCATGGGATTCTGGATTGTAGGAGAGAAAAGGTTAATCAACAGTCTTCTGGGGAAATGTGTCATCTGCAAGAAACTGCGTGGTACATTCTGCTCTCCTAAAATGGCCGAACTTCCTGAAGACCGTTTAAGTCCTGGACCCCCTTTTACCTACGTCGGAGTAGATGTATTCGGCCCTTGGAGCATAACCGCACGCAAAACCAGAGGAAGTCATGTAACGCAGAAAAGATGGGCTGTACTTTTCACGTGTTTAACCAGCAGGGCGGTCCACATTGAAATCTCGGAAGAACTCAGCACCTCAAGTTTTATCAATGCAATGAGGCGCTTTATCGCCATTCGAGGACCAGTCAAGATCTTCAGATCAGATCGTGGCACCAATTTTATCGGTGGAGTCAAAGAGTTGGGCATGAAGAATGTTGTGACCGAAGATACCTCCATCAAGAACTTCTTAGCGGAAAACGGCTGTGTTTGGATTTTCAACCCACCACATGCTTCCCATTTCGGAGGCGTGTGGGAGCGGATGATCGGAATCGCGCGAAGGATTTTAGATGGGATCTTGCTTTGCAAAAAGTACATCAAAGATCTTACTCATGAAGTGCTTGTTACCCTCATGGCCAAAATCAGCGCTGTCATGAACTCCAGACCAATTGCTGCAATATCCACAGATCCTGATGACCCATCCATATTAGCGCCATCCAGTCTTTTGACCCAAAAGGTTGGAACACCACCAGATGACATTCCTCAGTTTGGTATCAAAGACATATATAAGTCAAAGTGGCAGAGAGTCCAGGTGATGGCTGATGAATTCTGGAAAAAGTGGCAGAAAGAGTACCTGACGGGACTTCAGACCAGAAGAAAGTGGGCGACGGACCAACCTAACCTAAAGACAGGTGACATTGTTCTGTTACGCGAGTACGATTCTGGACGCAACTCATGGCCGACTGCCATGGTCAAACAGACTTTTCCGGGAGCTGATGGAAGAGTGCGAGAAGTGGAGGTCCGTTTGTGTAGAGGAGAGAAAGTGGTCACTTACGTTCGTCCCGTTCATGAACTTGTGCCGTTGATCACTGATTGA
- the LOC128171859 gene encoding uncharacterized protein LOC128171859: MPHEKQTVELIKKTQKALMEGGKLRLHKVASNSQEVMSAFEEEVRAKDLKCIDLRLDEAPLQKSLGLTWDLQADSFKVDVTMESKPFTKRGMLSTLNSLYDPFGFIGSATLRGKMLFRKTLDLSSDWDGPLTEFENEWRNWCDSLQDLSHISVPRSYTSSGLQNSSRVEVHVFCDASELAISAVAYLKVLYTEHAETGFLLGKSKLAPTHGHTVPRLELCAAVLASEIATIVTDNLDHKVDHTQFYSDSRIVLGYLYNTSRRFYTYVSNRVQNILKVAPANHWSYVQSENNPADIGSRSIAARDLQGSKWIKGPDSLLKTQDCNEVFPLVDAENDSNVRPQLSSLKTVTKKPFGVERFDRFSTWNSLVNALSALRYRILKKHGVESDRFSSSFRRFAEVFIVRTIQQETFHQEICLQSGRTISKDSSIMNLDLYLDDDSILRVGGRLQAADIEHNLKNPCIIPRSHIGRLLISHHHDLVHHQGRHYTEGAVRSAGYWIFGCKKLVSSVIFNCVTCRKLRGRLEQQKMADLPSVRVRQSPPFTYVGVDIFGHWEIVTRKTRGGSANSKRWAIMFTCLSSRASHIEVVEDMSSSAFINALRRFISIRGKVAEFRSDRGTNFVGSTDALGIDAVNVEDQPLRKFLSKNGCCWIFNTPYSSHMGGVWERVIGLARRILDAILLKQPKRQLTHDVLVTLMAEVTAILNNRPLVPVSTDPSNPLILTPNMLLTQKTEADLPPFHELDVRDMYVSSWKQVQVLAQQFWKRWHNEYLQLLQQRRKWTDSKDNLRIDYVVLLREKEAHRNDWSMGVINRTFPDDDSKVRKIEVRTSRGGQLVHYYDQLQK; the protein is encoded by the coding sequence ATGCCGCATGAGAAGCAAACTGTTGAGCTCATCAAGAAGACTCAGAAGGCGTTGATGGAAGGCGGGAAGTTGAGATTACACAAAGTAGCCTCCAATTCTCAAGAAGTAATGAGTGCATTTGAAGAAGAAGTAAGAGCCAAGGACTTGAAGTGCATTGACTTGAGACTAGATGAGGCACCCTTACAGAAAAGTCTAGGACTTACTTGGGACTTACAGGCGGATTCCTTTAAGGTAGATGTGACTATGGAGTCCAAACCCTTCACGAAACGTGGGATGCTGTCCACGTTAAACAGTCTCTATGATCCCTTTGGATTTATCGGTTCTGCGACACTCAGAGGAAAAATGCTGTTTCGAAAGACCTTGGATTTGTCATCTGATTGGGATGGTCCTCTTACTGAGTTTGAGAATGAATGGAGAAATTGGTGTGATTCACTTCAAGATTTATCTCATATTAGTGTTCCTCGATCTTACACGTCTTCAGGTTTGCAAAACTCTTCTAGAGTAGAAGTTCATGTATTTTGTGATGCCTCCGAGTTGGCCATCTCTGCGGTTGCCTATCTAAAAGTACTGTACACGGAACATGCAGAAACTGGATTCTTGCTTGGAAAATCGAAGTTGGCACCTACACATGGACACACAGTTCCCCGCCTGGAACTTTGTGCAGCTGTACTTGCAAGTGAAATTGCTACCATTGTGACAGACAACTTAGACCACAAAGTGGACCATACTCAGTTCTACTCCGACAGTCGCATAGTGTTAGGTTACCTTTACAATACTTCAAGAAGGTTTTATACCTATGTGTCTAACAGAGTACAGAATATACTTAAGGTTGCTCCAGCCAATCATTGGTCTTATGTGCAGTCAGAAAATAATCCAGCAGATATTGGATCAAGATCAATTGCTGCAAGAGATCTCCAAGGAAGTAAGTGGATTAAAGGACCTGACAGTCTCCTTAAGACTCAAGACTGCAATGAAGTGTTTCCTTTAGTGGATGCTGAGAATGATAGTAATGTAAGACCACAACTATCAAGCTTAAAGACTGTTACAAAGAAGCCATTTGGAGTAGAACGATTTGATAGATTTTCAACATGGAACTCATTGGTCAATGCCTTGAGCGCACTAAGATATAGAATATTGAAGAAGCATGGAGTTGAGAGTGATAGATTTTCCTCAAGTTTCCGTCGGTTTGCAGAAGTGTTCATTGTTCGGACAATTCAGCAGGAGACCTTTCATCAGGAAATATGTCTTCAATCTGGAAGGACCATTTCAAAGGACAGTTCTATTATGAACCTCGACCTTTACCTAGATGATGATTCCATTCTGCGAGTGGGTGGACGACTGCAAGCTGCTGACATAGAACATAACCTTAAGAACCCCTGCATCATCCCTCGTTCGCACATAGGTAGACTCCTCATTAGCCATCATCATGACTTGGTACATCATCAGGGAAGGCACTATACAGAAGGAGCAGTACGAAGTGCGGGTTACTGGATTTTCGGTTGCAAGAAGCTAGTGTCCTCTGTCATCTTTAACTGCGTTACATGCCGCAAGTTGCGTGGACGATTAGAACAACAGAAAATGGCAGACCTGCCATCTGTCCGAGTTAGACAGTCTCCACCATTTACCTATGTGGGTGTTGACATATTTGGTCACTGGGAGATAGTGACCCGGAAGACGCGTGGAGGAAGTGCAAATAGCAAGCGGTGGGCTATAATGTTCACATGCCTCTCTTCCAGAGCTTCCCATATTGAAGTGGTGGAAGATATGTCGTCCTCGGCCTTTATCAATGCCCTTCGCCGATTCATATCTATTCGGGGAAAAGTTGCAGAGTTTAGGTCTGATAGGGGCACAAACTTTGTCGGAAGCACGGATGCATTGGGTATTGATGCTGTGAATGTAGAGGACCAACCCCTCAGGAAGTTCTTGAGCAAAAATGGTTGCTGTTGGATATTTAACACTCCATACTCTTCCCATATGGGTGGTGTATGGGAAAGAGTTATTGGACTTGCTAGACGAATTTTAGATGCCATTCTCCTGAAGCAACCTAAGCGCCAACTTACCCATGATGTCCTTGTAACGTTGATGGCAGAGGTTACAGCAATACTCAACAACCGACCATTGGTTCCTGTTTCCACTGACCCTAGCAATCCATTAATACTTACCCCGAATATGCTGCTAACTCAGAAGACAGAAGCTGATCTTCCACCGTTTCATGAACTTGATGTAAGAGACATGTATGTGTCTAGCTGGAAACAGGTACAAGTCCTTGCTCAGCAGTTTTGGAAGCGCTGGCACAATGAGTATCTCCAACTTCTCCAGCAACGACGAAAGTGGACAGATTCTAAGGACAATCTACGGATTGATTATGTTGTTCTTCTTCGAGAGAAAGAAGCTCATCGCAACGATTGGAGTATGGGTGTTATCAATCGAACATTTCCTGATGACGACAGCAAGGTCCGCAAGATAGAAGTTCGCACAAGCAGAGGCGGACAGCTTGTCCATTACTACGACCAGTTACAGAAGTAG